The DNA window TTATTATTTTTTGGTTCAACCTAATATATCCATTGGATGTCTCATAGCTTCTCACATTTCACCTTTCCAAAACTGAACTCCTCATATTTCTCCctcatactttttctttttgctgtcttCCTTATCATAGTAGATCAAAACCGCTTTTTACTTGTTCAAACCAAAATCTTGGCATTGGCCTTCACCTTTGTTAGTACAGATCCTGTGAGCTTCTTCTCCAAAATATACCCAGAATCTAACTGCTTATTATCTTCATCACTACCCCCAGTTCAGTCAACCATTAATGTCTTTCCTGGTCTAATGCAGGACCATCTAACTAGCTTTCCTGCTTCAATATTTGCTATCTGTAGTCTAGTTACCTCATAGCAACTATAGTAGTTCTCTGAAAACAAAATCAGATCATGTAATTTCCCTGCTCAGACTCTGTAATGGCTTCCTGTCCAATTCAGGATAAAGCAGACCCTTTGTATTCTGGTGCCACAGTGACCTCACGCCTGTTATTTCCGCCAAGCCATCCATTTCAGCTACACTTGCCTGATTGTTTCTTATACATGCCAAGTCTACTATCTCCTCAGGGCCTTAGGCCTTTTCCCATCTTTCTAGAATTCCCTTCCTCTATAAATGCATGGTGTGTTCCCTAATTTCCTTAACTTTCAGCTTCTCAGTGAGGTATTCCTTGATCATCTTCTGTGTATTAACAATCCTACCCCCAACAATCCTCCTTAGCttactctatttttcttcatagcatttgttaccattttacataaatgtttatagttaTTATCTGTTTTCCTCCACTAGATTATAAGCTCCTTGAAGGTAGGGACTCGGTCTGTTTTGTTTCCCAGCTATATTCTAAAATGCTGGCTtatagtaggcactcaagaaaaatttgaatattgaatgaatttctagaaattagtgaaaaagggttttctttcttttttctttttgtatcatCCATTTAGcctaatcttttatttctttaatagatgGTCTTGAAGTACTAACTGAGCCTGACACATAACTATAAAACTCTTTGTTTCACAAATCTAGTTCAACCTATTTTATTGATGAAATCAAGTCATCACCATGTTAAGTATTCCCAAAGTTTTAACCAGTTAGATAGTGGTACAGCTGACACTAGAAGTCAAGTCTCTTGAATcacaattcattcattttttttcactactTTGTGATACCTTAATATGAGACCAGACTTCAAGAGTCAGTTTCTTACAGAAACAAAGGgctaaaactaaatatattactGAGTAGAAATTGAAATAGATAAGCTTTTTGAGAAGATTGATGATAATCAAAACAAGGAAATCTGCTGATTGATTCAGTTAAAACCATTTCCCCCCAGTGGTCATTACAATATTTAAGTTAGTTTCTTATAGTTTTACACTGTGtttattgtgtttgtttatattttctttgttgttccttttttttttttaaatatcactcaGGTGCACATGAACTTGAACAGATGCAACTAATTTTAGAATCTATTCCTGTTGTACATGAGGAAGATCGTCAGGAGCTTCTCAGCGTAATTCCAGTTTACATTAGAAATGACATGACTGAGCCACACAAACCTTTAACTCAGCTGCTTCCAGGAATTAGTCGAGAAGGTATTGTGACTCAAGAACAACCATCATGAATTGGGGCGGGGGGGTTGTGTATAACTAAGCAGGATCTGTGTAGGAAGCTTTAGCTTTTTATCCTTAGATACATGGCTTTCTCCCAAGCAGTCTTTAGATACTGAAAGTACACCTAACACTTAAACTCTCACTTTCCCTTTTTTTGGCCTGGCATTTAGGTTGGTATCTATTTCTTTGCacctttaaataattttccagattgcaaaagtttatttctctttcttggttcTAACTCCATTTACTTTTCCAGCTTATACCTCTGATTATCTACCATAGGTGAGTATATTGAATAACTGGCACTCACTAAGCTGGAATGGAGTTTTGTGAGGGTTACGTGATAAGTAAGTGTGGGTATGAGTAAGAATGTGATTTGGACAGGAAAGAGTGAATTTAGTTGGGTGGTGAGGCAGGGGAGCAAAGCCTTAGGacaaggaggaggtggaggaataAGCAAAACTCCCTAAGGAGCAAACACATTACGAAAGAGTTTGTGGATTGGTATTAGGAGTATTTGGTGCCAAAGTGAGTTTGTGCAAGCTTGAAAGTAGTAGGAACTTGGAGAGAATCAAAACTTTGTTAACCACTAAAGCAATTAATTTCATGCCTCAAAATCGTGACATATCTTTAGATTCGATATTATAAATAAGATATGAAAGTCTTTAACTCTTGTAGTAATCTGTAATGTTTTTTTCAGGAAGAGCATTAGATATGAAAAAATACCTTTTTGAAAAGTTGATTGTGtcttacatttttaagaattacATTGTAGTAAAGTGCATCAATGTCAGGATTGTATAATTCTGTCATGAATCAAAATGTTAGGTGTATATAGTTTCCTAAACATCTTAAACTTTCTCTGAATTATACACCCATTATTCATATCACCAACTCGCATCATTTTACCTGGTTCAGGTGAGTGTGTGTCAAAGTGTTTTAAAGTAGCAAATGTTTTGAGAAGTAGGCACTAGATGGCAAAATCATATTGACATGGTCTTTCCCCCCTCAAATATGCTTGGAATTCCTATAGTAAATgcttaaataaaaagcaattggCTGTATTTAATTTCAACAGGTTTTGTAGGCTTCCTTTTAAGTAGTGTTACATTCTTAACCACTCTTCCAGTTGTCTTCACAGTCAGATTCCATTGCTGGCTCTCTTGCTCCTAACCCTGTAGCCACTCTCATGACATCCCTGTTCGTAACTGAACAGTAGCCGTGTAGCACTTGACCATGCCTCAGAGTTTTCTGTGGGAGCTCTTTAAAAATGCAGGCTATTAAATTAGAATccagaggtggggtagggagcaGGGTGACtgtcttatgtttttaaaacccTCTTCAGCCAGGTTGAAAGACATTGCTTAGAGATAAGGTGGTTAGGCTCTGGAGTAAGTCACTGGTTCTGTTGCTCTGTCTAACCAAAAGAGACAAGCTAGAAATATAAGATACTGCTGTTGCAGCATTTGTAATCAGCTAAATttgcatcttctttttttctacccTTATTAGGGTGGGGGCCTGTCTCAGTCACCTGTAAAACAACCTGAATATTAGGCTCATGGCTAGGATTCATTCATACTGTGTTGAGTGACTGTCTTTGATAATGGATCCATTAAGTTAATTGTGCAAAGATCTTTGTTATTcacaagtggcagagctgtgctCACAAGTGCAATGCAGAGTGTTTAAAGTTTCTGAGACTAAAGATTTACTTCATAGATATGCTCCATATGAATTAACACATTAAGACCAATAGGAACCCTTCTCTGGTTAATGTCTTTAGTTGAATAATACCCTCTTTTTCGTTTTTCTCCATACTTACCTCTCATCCTCCCTTTCTCTGTAGTTTACCACATACTCCTACATCTTGGCGCGCTCCAGCGCCGTTGCTGCAGACTCCCTCTAGAGCAGTGCTGTTCTGTACAGCTACCTACATGGTGGAAATGCGCTGTGTACTTGGGAGCTCAGCATGGCgagtttctttcttatttcttcctcttttcttttttttttttttaaagattttatttatttatttttagagaagggaagggagaaagagagggagagaaagaaacattgatgtgtagttgcctctcataccctctactggggatctggcctgcaacgcaggcgtgtgccctgactagctaggaatcgaacccacaaccctttgggtctcaagccagcactcaacccactgagccacaccaggactttttttttttttaagatttattaatttttagagagagaggaagggagggagaaagagagggagagaaacttcagtgtgtggttgcctcgtatgagcccccaacaggggacctggcccacaacccagggatatgccctgactgggaattgaactagcgaccctttggtttgcaggctcattccactgagcaacacctgccagggcttatttcctcctctttttatTTGCTGTCTACAGTTCCCAAATGCTAGGGATTTTACAGTACATTCCTCTTGTGTGGTTGACTTTATCTCCTTTCTTCTGAGAATGGTGTTGTGCAGAGTCACCATCCATAACTCTGTGCCTTACAGTCTCTCTCGCCTTGAGACATGTGGGCCCTGGACTAATTaagactgacttttttttttttgcaggagaACCAAGAGTAGCTTGATATATTGTGAGATGACCTCCTAGATTAGAATAATAtaacagaggggagtggggaaaggggcaggggagCTTGGAAAGGAATCTCAGCCCTGGGTCACTGAGGGGCATGAATACCAATGAGCCTTAGGTTTTTCCTGTTTagtcttcttttaaaattgatttttgagagagagaaaaagagagagagagagaagaaggagaggggggggggggcggagagagagagatttgttgatCCACTTACTTacccattcattggttgattcttgtatgtgccctgactggggaaccccgaaccttggcctattgggatgatgctgtaaccaactgagttacccggccagggcctcttTAGTCTTTATTGGACTCATTTGAGGGTTGAATGAGATAATGTGATAGGGTCTTTTCCATAGTACAGCTTAGTTTTTAGGAGGAGGACTATCTTTTCCTTTGAGACAGAAGGTAAGGATAAGAGGATGTGTTACCATAGCGAAGAAGGAGGAATGGAGATTAATGTGAAATTGGTTTATCTGTTGAGAATGATAGAGAAGATTGAGAGCATAAAGGGATGGTGTGGAATATTGCTGAGCACAATAGCAAAGGCCAAATTGAAATTGCGTAGTATGAATTGGTAGTGAGCCAGATATATGTGCTTTTCTATCTCGCTTCCATCAGTACTCTGTGGCTAGGGAGCAAAGTAGATGGTGGAAATGATTCAGAGTTGAAGACTGGTTGGAGTCATGGCATAGGAATGTGTGACGGAAGGGCAGCTTTTAGGCTGGTGATAGAAAATGTGGTTCAGGCTGGGGAAGGAGCTTAGCAGATCTAATAGACCGAGTCGTTGGGAAGAGTTGGGTGTATGGTAGTTCCACCAGGGCCCTAaaatgagcaggtgcattgtgtGATGTGAGGTTGGCATGAGATTGGTGTGAGCAAAAATCAGTAAGTTAGTATAACAGACAATGAGGTGAGGGACGGACAGAGGAAAGTCTTTTTATTAAGCACTAGacactgtgtttttaaatttttatgcctTATAAGATGtctatatatctattttatacatgaagaaactgGACTTCAGCAAATTTAAGTAACCTAGTAATTCAGTGAAATTAGTGAGTTGCGGAGCTGATACTAGGATCTATGTATTAAGTTTAGCCACATGAAATCCCTGTTATTTGACCATTTTTAACTGACAAAAATGGTAGTTTCATATGGCTCAAATTAATATATTCCTTTTATAACTGGCCATAAAAATGAGATTGGGGTACATTTCAAATTTTTGctatgtttattgaataaatttctttttaatctgtaaatCAGGTGAACtagttttatttctctgataAACTTACATTAACTTACCTTTTAATTGCGCAGTCCTTTTGTTTACCTTTACAAACAAGGTGGGTGCACCTTCAGTACAGTTAAGGAGCTTCATCTGTTTCCTTTTGCAGCACTGGATTTCCTGGAACAAATTTTGACGTTTAGCCCCATGGATCGGTTGACAGCAGAAGAGGCGCTTTCCCATCCTTACATGAGCATGTATTCTTTTCCAATGGATGAGCCAATTTCCAGTCATCCTTTCCATATTGAAGATGAAGTTGATGATATTTTGCTTATGGATGAAACTCATAGCCACATTTATAACTGGGAAAGGTAAATTGAtcctaaattagaaaaatatttattttctttaataaaccaCAATacaatgagttttatttttaaattatacataacACAGTgtagaattctttaaaaatttagtaaatgTTTCTTTGGGTTTCTGCTAAACTTATCTTTGAATAGTAGACATTATTCAGTTTAACTATTTAATAGTTACTAGTTAGGATATACATAATAGGAAATGCTAAAtactactttaaaaacattttcaaagcaatTCAGACatatttagttaataaaattatatgatcctTTAAATGTGGAGGTTGAAGGTTGAAAGTCTAAACCATTTTCAACTATTGCTTTTGTGAAtgctacaatttttttaaagatgttgtaTGAGAAGACTCAATCTTATGCAATAGGGTATCTCCATAATTGTCTAAAGTTTTTACATATAGATGATTATGTCTTAAATAGAAATTATCATGAtatattcaaatgttttttctcatgacataaaataaatttttggatCCTTAACATAGGCTCAGTATAAGGATCTTTTTTAGTCTGAACAGTATAAAACATCAAAATGGATAATACACATTTTAGTTAAAGAATTTCTTAGCCTCCTTTTAGGATTCCTAAATTTCTAGGGAAGTTTGGATATAATTCTGcttcaaagtgaggtggtagcgTAAAATAATGAATCAACATTATTTAAATCTTAAGGTGATTTTGATATTTAGCCAGGTTTGGGAATCACTAATGACAATCTTAAAAATTTCAGGATTTTACATATTTCTGTGTTTAAAAGATACATGATTGCCTATTAATAATTAAAGAAGTAGTTAATGTTGAAATTAACTTGTTTACCCATtgcattttttaagaaagattttatttatttatttttagagagagggaaagggagggagaaagagaaacatcaatgtgtggttgcctctcgtgcaccccttactggggacccggccacaacccaggcatgtgccctgactgggaatccaacgggcgaccctttggttcacaggccagcactcagtccactgagccacaccagccagggcaacccattgcattttcttcctcctaaaaTGTGGAGGTATCTCTGAATATGTTTACATACATCTGCCAACcacctattttttcttctacatgAGCATTTCTACTCTGTACATACAGTTCTTCCCATACATacccaaatgtttttttttaatctgtactttttaaaaaatttattgagttttagagagaggagaggatgggagagagataaacattgatttttgttgttccagttatttgtgcattcattggttgattctgaatgtgccctgaccagggaattgaacccacaaccctgacgtatggggacgacactctaaccaacggagctacctggtcagggctcttCATTTTCTATCATACTTAAATTAAGTTATCTAATCTCTTTACAgtttcctccttcccatctcccaACCATTTTCGTGTATGTGTCTCCATCTGCCCCTACCTGGGCATGGTGTGGTCACCTTGCTGTGATGTATCAGGAGAGGATACTGCATTCAGTAACACATATATATtggagagtttttgtttttgtttttttctagttcgTTAGTGATGAGTTCCAGGACGTCTTCCTCTAATTCTGGTCTAGCTGTTACCAGTAGAGTGAAAATCTGTAAGGGACCTGATTGAGATTAGAGATCTGCATTTTGTGGccataaaatgttttgtttctgtgtgaAATTTTGTTGGAATATAAACTATAAAGATGCCAGCCATTCAGATGTTTATCTGCAGTTGTGTTTGaggtggattaaaaaaaaaaaaacggagaaaagaaaataactttgaaatgaTACTTGGTCTTATTTAAGAATGGAGGACTCCAGCGTTTTATTATTACATCACTGGTAATTACCAAATGTTGCCTCATATTGTTATGTTGTTCTGTATGGTTACAGATCTTACCTATTAAGATTATAAGTTCCTAGAGGGCAGGGAAGGCTCATGATTTAGGCTCCTATTATCCCCTCGTAGGCCTGCCCTAGTGCTTTCACATAAAAGACACTCAGTGAATTTGTAAATGAAATTAGACACCTGGACTAAGtaatatgttgatttttttctttcaggtatCATGATTGTCAATTTTCAGAGCATGATTGGCCTATACATAACAACTTTGATGTTGATGAAGTTCAGCGTGACCCAAGAGCTTTGTCTGATGTCACTGAAGAAGAAGAAGTACAAGTTGATCCGCGAAAATATTTGGATGGAGAGCGTGAAAAGTATTTGGAGGATCCTGCTTTTGATACCAGTTACTCTACTGAGCCTTGTTGGCAGTACCCAGATCATCATGAAAACAAATACTGTGATCTGGAGTGTAGCCATACTTGCAACTACAAAGTGAGGTCGTCGTCATATTTAGATAACTTAGTTTGGAGGGAGAGTGAAGTTAACCATTACTACGAACCCAAGCTTATTATAGACCTTTCCAATtggaaagaacaaagcaaagaaaaatctgATAAGAAAGGCAAGTCAAAATGTGAAAGGAATGGATTGGTTAAAGCCCAGATAGCTCTAGAGGAGGCATCACAGCAACTGgctgaaaaagaaagggaaaagaaccaGGGATTTGACTTCGACTCTTTTATTGCAGGAACTATTCAGCTTAGTTCACAGCACGAGCCTACTGACGTTGTTGATAAATTAAATGACTTGAATAGCTCAGTGTCCCACCTAGAATTGAAAAGTTTGATACCAAAGTCAGTCAGtcaagaaaaacaggaaaaaggaatggCAAATTTGGCTCAGTTAGAAGCCCTGTACCAGTCTTCTTGGGATAGCCagtttgtgggtagtggggatgACTGTTTTCTCATAAATCAGTTTTGTTGTGAGGTAAGGAAGGATGAACAGATTGAGAAGGAAAACACTTACACCAGTTACTTGGACAAGTTCTTTAGTAGGAAAGAAGATACTGAAATGCTAGAAACTGAGCCTGTAGAAGATGGGAAGCttggggagagaggaaatgaggaaggatTTCTGAGTAACAGTGGTGAGTTCCTCTTTAACAAGCAGCTTGAATCCATAGGCATCCCACAGTTTCACAGTCCAGTTGGGTCACCACTTAAGTCAATACAGGCCACATTAACACCTTCTGCTATGAAATCTTCCCCTCAGATTGCTCATAAAACATACAGCAGCATTCTGAAACATCTGAACTAAAACACTCAGCAGACATTTCTCTTTGTATTCTTCATGAAATGTGTTTGTCTTTTATATTACTAgtgtttaagtcttttttttttttttacttgaatcaGGCGGTGTCATTTAGAAAGGATTTTAATTAgttcttggtttttaaaatccAGACTTTTTTCTACATGTGAGATGGTTTTCATTTTAACTGGCATGTCGTTTgcacacaaaaataaagaatagagcAAAATAATGCAATGcaggaggaaacaaaaaaaatgcactAGACAAGTAAAAAACATTCTCTCATAGAACAGTGATCTGTTTTACAGGAAACAAAATCTTGCCTTGAAATTTACACAGTGAGTCTGTACATAATTGCatgaaaatatctatttttttcctaaaacatttttcattcatgagtattttcaagtttttcataCTGTACACATTTCTTAAAACACATGATACCAGCAGCAACTGAAAACGAATGCCGAATTTGGTACACATGTGTTATCTACCTCAAGGTAACAAAAGTATGTGGCAAAACATCTCCCACCCCTAGTGCTTCACAGTACGCACTGCTCTCTAGCCAGCGTCTAGTGTAGTAAGCTGTCCTTAAGATTCACTCACCATTTATACATGTTCCGGTATGCATTCTTTATAGTGCAGTGTTACTACGtcacatcttatttattttagcaaatcagtatattttctgtattaaattataaaaagttaacttagtttttgagatttatttgcAAATACACTTTTTCCATTTGGCACTATGGTTTGTTGCCTACTTAGCTGAATATATAATGTCAGCTTATTCTAAGGCTGTCCACGTACTTAATCTACTTAAGTATTCATTTTAAGTAAAGTGCTCACTGTGTATAGGAATTTGTATTTTGGAGGTGCTTGATCTATCtacaaagaaaaattaggaattactttattataaaatgctcCTAGAAGtcttaattgtgtttatttttaaaaaaaaaattgtaacgtTAGACTTGTGTGCATGGAAGTAATTAAGGTACATCTTTATTGTAGTTTAAAAGTTGTACACGATaagacatattttgtttttactgtatGTTTTTACTGAATGATCTATTCCCATCCCAAGGCAAGCATGAATAAAATTAGGTTAAATGTAGCATGTGGCATTGCAGTTTCTTAGAATTTGTttcatccattttattttattaaacactgTCTGTATGTATCTTTGGTTATCCTGTTtgaagaaaaaggacaaataaaacCTGGCCAGCAAATATGGCTCCTGTATAACTCTTTAGATAATAAAATTACCTGCTAGAATGAAAATTACTGGCAGAATCTTTGTCTAGTTCCACTTTAGAGCATTTTCAAATTGTGGCTATAGTTTAAACTATATTAGGCCAAAAggcttaaaagaaaaaggatttttgtTTCCATGCAATTCTTTTGTTGACATAAACCTTCACGTAATTAAATGGAGTGAAGGCCTTCTGTAGTCATGTGCAGAACCATAGGGgtacgttctgagaaatgtgtcattagcGATTTTGTTGTGCAGACTCGGAGTCCATtgcacaaacctagatggtacgGCCTCTACACATCGAGGCCGTGAGGCGTACCGTTGTCTTAGCTGTGCTCTGTCGCTGACTGAAACGTGAGTGGCACATggctgtatatttaaaaatgtaaagtatgTGTGGAAGCTTTGAACTACACAGCGGAACCTCCTTTAAATGTATGTGTTTTATGTCTTTTGCTCGAGAACTTACCCTTTTACCTATCTAAATATAAAACCATTCTTTCCCCTCACTTTTCCGTTTGTCTTCCACCTGTGTTTTGTACAGAGCCAGTTCTAGTAATACCTGGACTTCTTCCTACCCAAGATCTATTCATTGATCTCATCTGGATTCACAGAGTTCAGAAAAGCAAATATTATCTGGATGAATGTCATTGTCACTCTTGCGAATTTAAATATATGTCCCAAGTTACCTTAAACAGGCAAGCTCTTAGAGGGGAAGgtttcagcttttcaccactaGACACGATGTTAGCTATGGATTTTCacatatggccttcattatgttgaagtaattttcttttgttgagttttttaatcatgaaaaagtgttgaattttgtcaaatgctttttctgtatcagtTGAGATAATCATACGGTTTTGTCCTTCACTTTGATAATGTGGTGTctcaaattgatttttatatgttgaatcGTCCTTGTATTCCAGGAATCCCACTTGGTTGTGATGTGCTGTTCTTTTAATGTGTTGTgggattcagtttgctagtatttttttttaatcctcaccagagaacatgcttattgactctagagagaagggaagggagggagagagagagggtgagaaacactgattggctgcctcttgcacatgtcCCAGCTGGGgctagaacccacaacctaggtgtgtgctcaCCAGGAATTGAAACCGCGTAATTTTGGCTAGTTTAtggggatttttaaaatcctcaccaaggatgtattttactgatttgagagagagacacacatctatactgatgtgagagacagacatcaattggctgcctcccatacgcgCCCCTTCTGGTGTACAGGGTGGCACTCCGccaactgagccaaccagccaCGGCCGGGGGTTTCTTTTGTTTGATTGGGGTCTGATTTCCCTGTTTCTTCatgtgtcttatttatttatttatttatttattttttggtgattTTTGCATTTGAGGAAACAGCCACTTCTGCCTGTGTTTACAGCTTGGCTTTTTACTGGGGAAGATCTTCACCAGTCATCCCAGCCAGGTACTTGGGGCACCTCAAACCTTGTATGGGGATGTGTCATCTCTGTATTAGTGTGTGTGATCCCTCTGCCCCCAACAGACTCGATAGTTTCTTTTAAATGGAGGTTGTAGTCTCATTCCTTCTGGTGTCTGTCCGAAGACTGCAGGCGCTCTGGCACTACAGCTCACTGAGCCCACTTTTCTCAGTGGCCCCCAGGCATCCAAATTAGTGCTTTGAGTCAGGTCACACTGGAATCAGTGTCTTGGGCAGCCCTCCCAAAGCCTGGCACATTGGACAATTGTTATTCTCTTTCCCTCCTGAGGAAGAAGCTGCCAGGCGACCTTTTTCTCCTGATTGTGAGCTACGctggcttgggggaggggctgaaaaAGTTTTTCTTACCCATTTCAATGCACCTATTCTTGGCTCTGAGGTGGTTTGGGGGTAATGTGACTTCTGGACTGGTTTCTAGAGTTCTCCTGAAGGCCTTATGGACCATACATTGTTAGACTGATATTTCTGTTGGAGTAGTGAGGTCTCAGGCTTCCTATTCTGCCATCTTGCTTATGTCCAAAAAtaactcactttttaaatgactgattCTGACTTAGAGGAATGCCCTGCTGTCTTGCAGCTTTCAGACTTCTGGTAGGGCCTTTGTCAATAGATTTGGCACACCTCTGAACCAGCGGCTCGGCGTCACAATTTTTAGAGCTATTTCTGAAGCCTGGATGTCAGGCTTAATTTGCAGCCTGCATTGTACCCTGCCcctccacttttttttaaaaagattttatttatttacttattttttagagagaggggaaggaagggaaaaagagagggacagaaacgttaatgtgtgagagaaa is part of the Desmodus rotundus isolate HL8 chromosome 7, HLdesRot8A.1, whole genome shotgun sequence genome and encodes:
- the MAPK6 gene encoding mitogen-activated protein kinase 6, with translation MAEKFESLMNIHGFDLGSRYMDLKPLGCGGNGLVFSAVDNDCDKRVAIKKIVLTDPQSVKHALREIKIIRRLDHDNIVKVFEILGPSGSQLTDDVGSLTEQNSVYIVQEYMETDLANVLEQGPLLEEHARLFMYQLLRGLKYIHSANVLHRDLKPANLFINTEDLVLKIGDFGLARIMDPHYSHKGHLSEGLVTKWYRSPRLLLSPNNYTKAIDMWAAGCIFAEMLTGKTLFAGAHELEQMQLILESIPVVHEEDRQELLSVIPVYIRNDMTEPHKPLTQLLPGISREALDFLEQILTFSPMDRLTAEEALSHPYMSMYSFPMDEPISSHPFHIEDEVDDILLMDETHSHIYNWERYHDCQFSEHDWPIHNNFDVDEVQRDPRALSDVTEEEEVQVDPRKYLDGEREKYLEDPAFDTSYSTEPCWQYPDHHENKYCDLECSHTCNYKVRSSSYLDNLVWRESEVNHYYEPKLIIDLSNWKEQSKEKSDKKGKSKCERNGLVKAQIALEEASQQLAEKEREKNQGFDFDSFIAGTIQLSSQHEPTDVVDKLNDLNSSVSHLELKSLIPKSVSQEKQEKGMANLAQLEALYQSSWDSQFVGSGDDCFLINQFCCEVRKDEQIEKENTYTSYLDKFFSRKEDTEMLETEPVEDGKLGERGNEEGFLSNSGEFLFNKQLESIGIPQFHSPVGSPLKSIQATLTPSAMKSSPQIAHKTYSSILKHLN